From a single Eleginops maclovinus isolate JMC-PN-2008 ecotype Puerto Natales chromosome 2, JC_Emac_rtc_rv5, whole genome shotgun sequence genomic region:
- the LOC134858004 gene encoding suppressor of tumorigenicity 7 protein homolog isoform X6, whose product MFGTESSLSMFLNTLTPKFYVALTGTSSLISGLILIFEWWYFRKYGTSFIEQVSVSHLRPLLGGVDSSTPSNSNTSNGEADSNRQSVSECKVWRNPLNLFRGAEYNRYTWVTGREPLTYYDMNLSAQDHQTFFTCDSDHLRPADAIMQKAWRERNPQARISAAHEALELEDCATAFILLAEEEATTIMEAERLFKQALKAGEGCYRRSQQLQHHGTQYEAQHRRDTNVLVYIKRRLAMCSRKLGRTREAVKMMRDLMKEFPLLSMFNIHENLLESLLELQNYADVQAVLAKYDDISLPKSATICYTAALLKARAVSDKFSPEAASRRGLSTAEMNAVEAIHRAVEFNPHVPKYLLEMKSLILPPEHILKRGDSEAIAYAFFHLQHWKRVEGALNLLHCTWEGTFRMIPYPLEKGHLFYPYPICTETADRELLPTVFHEVSVYPKKELPFFILFTAGLCSFTAMLALLTHQFPELMGVFAKAFLSTLFAPLNFIMEKVESILPSSLWHQLTRI is encoded by the exons atATTTGAGTGGTGGTATTTCAGGAAGTATGGGACCTCCTTCATAGAGCAGGTGTCCGTGAGCCACCTGCGCCCCCTGCTGGGCGGAGTGGACAGCAGCACCCCCAGCAACTCCAACACCAGTAACGGAGAGGCCGACTCCAATCGACAGAGTGTGTCCG AATGTAAAGTGTGGAGAAATCCGCTGAATTTATTCCGTGGAGCCGAATATAATCG ATATACTTGGGTAACGGGTCGAGAGCCGCTCACGTATTACGATATGAATCTTTCAGCACAAGACCATCAGACCTTCTTCACGTGCGACTCAGACCACCTCCGGCCTGCAGACGCCA TAATGCAGAAGGCGTGGAGAGAGAGGAACCCACAGGCTCGCATCTCTGCAGCACACGAAGCTCTGGAGCTGGAAGA TTGTGCGACGGCGTTCATCTTGCTGGCGGAGGAGGAAGCGACCACCATCATGGAGGCGGAGCGTTTGTTCAAACAGGCGCTGAAAGCCGGAGAGGGATGCTACCGCCGCAGCCAGCAGCTCCAACACCACGGCACACAATATGAAGCCCAGCACA GAAGAGACACCAACGTTTTGGTGTACATAAAAAGAAGACTGGCCATGTGCTCCAGAAAGCTCGGCCGAACACGAGAAGCAGTTAAAATGATGAGAGAT ttaaTGAAGGAGTTCCCTCTCCTCAGTATGTTCAACATCCACGAGAACCTGCTGGAGTCGTTACTAGAGCTCCAGAACTACGCCGACGTCCAGGCCGTTCTGGCCAAGTACGACG ATATTAGCTTACCCAAATCTGCAACAATATGCTACACAGCAGCACTGCTCAAAGCCAGGGCGGTTTCAGACAA ATTCTCTCCAGAGGCAGCGTCACGGCGAGGGCTGAGCACAGCGGAGATGAACGCAGTAGAAGCCATCCACAGAGCGGTGGAGTTCAACCCGCACGTCCCCAAA tatCTGCTGGAGATGAAGAGTCTGATTCTTCCTCCGGAACACATCCTGAAGAGAGGCGACAGCGAGGCCATCGCCTACGCCTTCTTCCACCTGCAGCACTGGAAGCGGGTGGAGGGGGCGCTCAACCTGCTGCACTGCACCTGGGAGGgca cgttCAGAATGATCCCGTATCCTCTGGAGAAAGGTCACCTCTTCTATCCCTACCCCATCTGCACAGAGACCGCCGACAGAGAGCTGCTACCCA CAGTGTTTCATGAGGTGTCGGTGTACCCGAAGAAGGAGCTCCCGTTCTTCATCCTCTTCACCGCCGGCCTCTGCTCCTTCACCGCCATGCTGGCCCTGCTCACACACCAGTTCCCCGAGCTCATGGGAGTGTTTGCTAAAGct TTCCTCAGCACGCTGTTCGCTCCTCTGAACTTCATCATGGAGAAGGTGGAGAGCATCCTGCCGTCCAGCCTCTGGCACCAACTCACCCGCATCtga